The Halalkalibacter krulwichiae genome has a segment encoding these proteins:
- a CDS encoding ion transporter, producing MEISNTELSNNRFVRPIQRIVFHRAFTMAVIGLIIVNAILVGLETYPTLYIEYKEWFFLADYILLWIFTLEITMRFIATKPTKNFFKSSWNWFDFLIVAAGHIFVGAHFITVLRILRVLRVLRAISVIPSLRRLVDALLMTIPALGNIMILMSIIFYIFAVMGTMLFAETAPEYFGNLQLSLLTLFQVVTLESWASGVMRPIFEELAWSWIYFVIFILVGTFIVFNLFIGVIVNNVEKANEEEHAKEENNELKELKSEIKELKTMIQKLTERG from the coding sequence ATGGAGATTTCCAATACCGAGTTATCGAACAATCGATTTGTTCGTCCCATACAACGAATTGTCTTTCATCGTGCCTTTACAATGGCGGTTATAGGCCTTATCATTGTTAATGCTATTCTTGTCGGCTTAGAAACCTACCCCACTTTATATATTGAGTATAAAGAATGGTTTTTTCTAGCTGACTATATTTTGCTTTGGATTTTCACGCTGGAGATTACAATGCGATTTATCGCTACGAAACCAACTAAAAACTTTTTTAAAAGTAGTTGGAACTGGTTTGATTTCTTAATTGTTGCTGCCGGGCATATTTTTGTTGGTGCTCATTTTATCACGGTTCTTCGTATTTTAAGGGTGTTAAGGGTTCTTCGGGCCATTTCAGTCATACCGTCCTTAAGACGACTTGTAGACGCACTCTTAATGACAATCCCTGCTCTTGGTAACATTATGATCCTTATGAGTATCATCTTCTATATATTTGCCGTTATGGGAACAATGCTTTTTGCCGAAACGGCACCAGAGTATTTTGGAAACTTACAATTATCTCTACTGACTCTCTTTCAAGTTGTCACTCTGGAATCATGGGCTAGCGGAGTCATGCGTCCAATATTTGAAGAACTCGCATGGTCCTGGATCTATTTCGTCATTTTCATATTAGTAGGAACCTTTATTGTCTTCAATTTATTTATCGGGGTAATTGTTAATAATGTAGAAAAAGCAAATGAAGAGGAACATGCAAAAGAGGAAAACAATGAGTTAAAAGAGCTTAAATCTGAAATCAAAGAACTTAAGACAATGATACAAAAGTTGACCGAACGAGGGTAG
- the proC gene encoding pyrroline-5-carboxylate reductase, protein MLENKTITFLGAGSMAEAVIGGLVRLQVVAPQQIIATNLSDQEKLNYLEQEYGIRTNSNRAEAVKEGDIIILAMKPKHVKDAIDAVQSMTNESQLFVSVLAGIPTSYIEDLLGHQAGVIRTMPNTSAKVGASATGICKGSYATNQQLNEVEQLFSAVGTVTVVTEDKLDAVTGIAGSGPAYFYYVVEAMELAAEQAGLSKEEAATLISQTIVGVGKRLQSTKKSSRELYQEVMSPNGTTEAGIKVLEERQTQEAVTDAITRAIERSKELGSVFLNTNK, encoded by the coding sequence TTGTTAGAGAATAAAACGATTACTTTTTTAGGAGCTGGATCAATGGCAGAAGCTGTCATTGGAGGACTTGTGCGGCTTCAAGTCGTTGCTCCACAACAAATTATTGCGACTAATTTAAGCGACCAAGAAAAGCTTAATTATCTTGAACAAGAATATGGCATCCGAACAAACTCTAACCGAGCAGAAGCGGTTAAAGAAGGAGATATTATCATTTTAGCTATGAAACCAAAACATGTTAAAGATGCTATCGATGCCGTACAGTCTATGACGAACGAAAGTCAATTGTTTGTCTCCGTTCTCGCAGGTATCCCTACTTCTTATATTGAAGACTTACTTGGACATCAAGCGGGCGTCATTAGAACCATGCCAAATACTTCTGCTAAAGTTGGGGCTTCTGCAACTGGTATTTGCAAAGGTTCTTATGCAACCAATCAACAATTAAATGAAGTCGAACAACTATTTTCAGCGGTCGGAACGGTTACCGTCGTAACAGAAGATAAACTAGATGCAGTAACAGGTATTGCAGGAAGTGGCCCAGCCTATTTCTACTATGTTGTGGAAGCAATGGAGCTAGCGGCAGAGCAAGCAGGTTTATCGAAGGAGGAAGCAGCTACTTTAATTTCTCAAACGATTGTAGGCGTTGGAAAACGACTACAATCAACAAAGAAATCTTCGAGAGAATTGTATCAAGAAGTAATGAGTCCCAACGGAACAACGGAAGCAGGTATTAAAGTCTTAGAAGAACGCCAGACCCAAGAAGCTGTTACAGACGCTATTACAAGAGCAATTGAACGATCAAAAGAACTTGGATCGGTTTTTCTTAATACAAATAAATAA
- a CDS encoding glutamate-5-semialdehyde dehydrogenase, with the protein MSELLSKAKKASECARFLSTLTTEEKNNALNKIAKQLLQEEAYLLEENEKDIQVARSNGTPEGLIDRLTLTSERLHDMAEGLKQVASLQDPVGEVLSSHTRPNGLQINKVRVPLGVIGMIYEARPNVTIDASSLCLKAGNAVLLRGSSSAIHSNTALVKVVQRALEQTNIPIEAIQLLEDTSRDTATEMFTLNEYLDVLIPRGGASLIQSVVKNASVPVLETGVGNCHLFIDESAKKEMAISIAVNAKTQRPSVCNAIETILVDQQWAKEHFQELLDALAEKNVSFVGDEKTQTWDNRIKQAEQADWENEFLDLIVAIKIVDTLEEAITHIHTYGTKHSESIISEDAANVVAFLNRVDAAAVYHNASTRFTDGFEFGFGAEIGISTQKLHARGPMGLEALTSTKYIVQGSGQVKG; encoded by the coding sequence ATGAGTGAACTATTATCAAAAGCTAAAAAAGCAAGCGAATGCGCGCGATTCCTTTCAACACTTACGACTGAAGAAAAAAATAATGCGCTTAACAAAATTGCAAAACAACTTCTTCAAGAAGAGGCATACTTATTAGAAGAGAACGAAAAGGATATCCAAGTTGCTCGTAGCAATGGAACTCCGGAAGGTTTAATTGACCGTCTTACATTAACGTCTGAACGATTGCACGATATGGCTGAAGGATTAAAACAAGTAGCTTCTTTACAAGATCCAGTTGGAGAAGTTCTCTCTAGCCATACACGTCCAAATGGGCTTCAAATAAATAAAGTTCGTGTCCCACTCGGTGTCATCGGAATGATCTATGAAGCACGACCAAACGTTACGATTGATGCTTCAAGCTTATGCTTAAAAGCAGGAAATGCCGTTTTATTACGTGGAAGCTCTTCTGCAATTCATTCAAATACTGCACTCGTTAAAGTTGTACAACGTGCTCTTGAACAAACGAATATTCCAATTGAAGCTATTCAATTGCTAGAAGACACAAGTCGTGATACTGCAACAGAGATGTTTACATTAAATGAGTATTTAGATGTTCTTATTCCAAGAGGAGGAGCTTCTCTTATTCAATCAGTTGTTAAAAACGCTTCTGTCCCTGTACTTGAAACAGGTGTTGGTAACTGCCACCTATTTATTGACGAATCAGCTAAAAAGGAGATGGCGATTTCCATTGCTGTTAACGCGAAAACCCAGCGTCCATCTGTTTGCAATGCAATAGAAACCATTCTAGTTGATCAACAATGGGCAAAAGAACATTTTCAAGAATTACTTGATGCCCTCGCTGAAAAAAATGTGTCCTTCGTCGGTGATGAAAAGACACAAACATGGGATAATCGCATTAAACAAGCGGAACAAGCTGACTGGGAAAATGAGTTTCTTGACTTAATAGTAGCAATAAAAATCGTTGATACGCTGGAAGAAGCTATTACTCACATTCACACATACGGCACAAAGCACTCTGAATCCATCATTAGTGAAGACGCAGCCAATGTTGTAGCCTTTTTAAACAGAGTAGATGCGGCAGCTGTTTATCACAATGCATCTACACGCTTCACAGATGGCTTCGAATTTGGTTTTGGAGCTGAAATTGGAATCAGCACACAGAAACTTCATGCAAGAGGACCAATGGGGCTAGAAGCCTTAACGTCAACCAAATACATCGTCCAAGGAAGCGGGCAAGTGAAAGGCTAG
- the proB gene encoding glutamate 5-kinase, whose translation MNRQRLVVKIGSSSLTTNQGALSIEKVTRFVKAIAQLKEAGHEVIVISSGAVAAGFKAIGYPSRPVTIAGKQAAAAVGQAMLMQAYIEQFAYFQLTPAQLLLTRQDFSDETRYGNAYSTLTELLKRGAIPIINENDSTSIEELTFGDNDMLSALVSGLIHANTLCIMTDVNGLYDDNPQKNPQAKKINYLPYVTDNLLALAGDSNSKVGTGGMKSKVSAAQTALTLGVNVFIGKGDCPETFIDILSGKGDGTYIGSFQHEAVMPTTKQWIAIHSTIAARLTIDEGAEQAILHRGKSLLPVGIIEINGSFSSGDVIEVCNVKKQVLGRGKANIPLEEVNELRATKENTEKHKQPVVIHRNEWVPYLKETMKR comes from the coding sequence ATGAATCGACAACGGCTAGTTGTAAAAATTGGTAGTAGTTCATTGACGACAAATCAAGGGGCCTTGAGTATCGAGAAAGTCACACGATTTGTCAAAGCAATTGCTCAGCTAAAAGAAGCTGGTCATGAAGTCATTGTCATCTCTTCTGGAGCTGTTGCTGCAGGCTTTAAAGCCATTGGCTATCCAAGCCGTCCAGTTACCATTGCAGGAAAGCAAGCCGCTGCGGCAGTTGGCCAAGCAATGCTTATGCAAGCTTATATAGAGCAATTCGCTTATTTTCAATTGACGCCAGCCCAGCTTCTACTGACTAGACAAGACTTCTCAGATGAAACACGTTACGGAAATGCTTACTCTACATTAACTGAATTATTAAAAAGAGGCGCGATTCCTATTATTAATGAAAATGATTCAACTTCTATTGAAGAGTTAACCTTTGGGGATAATGATATGTTGTCCGCCTTAGTAAGCGGGTTAATTCATGCAAATACTCTTTGCATTATGACCGACGTTAATGGCTTGTACGATGACAATCCTCAGAAAAATCCACAAGCTAAAAAAATTAATTATTTACCTTATGTAACAGATAACCTCTTGGCTCTGGCTGGTGACTCGAATTCAAAAGTTGGAACAGGTGGAATGAAATCTAAGGTTAGCGCAGCTCAAACCGCATTAACTCTAGGTGTTAATGTCTTTATCGGCAAAGGTGATTGCCCTGAGACGTTCATAGACATCTTAAGTGGAAAAGGTGACGGCACGTACATTGGTTCCTTTCAACACGAAGCTGTTATGCCAACTACGAAGCAATGGATCGCTATTCATTCAACCATCGCCGCTCGCTTGACGATAGACGAAGGAGCCGAGCAAGCAATCTTACATCGCGGCAAAAGTTTATTACCTGTTGGCATCATAGAAATAAATGGATCTTTTTCATCAGGGGATGTCATTGAAGTGTGCAATGTTAAGAAACAAGTTCTCGGAAGAGGTAAAGCCAATATTCCATTAGAAGAAGTGAACGAGCTCCGTGCCACAAAGGAAAATACCGAAAAACATAAACAACCGGTGGTGATTCACCGAAATGAGTGGGTCCCATATTTAAAGGAGACGATGAAACGATGA
- a CDS encoding YqzH family protein, with protein MDITLIKKQIHSVTKSYTEQDIGLPLSQEEEEDLTKKILSKIMNDNKEPIRDVIHDVVYSFFAGQDDE; from the coding sequence ATGGACATTACCTTAATTAAAAAACAAATACATTCTGTAACAAAATCTTATACCGAACAAGACATAGGCCTACCTTTATCACAAGAAGAAGAAGAGGATCTAACTAAAAAGATACTTTCTAAAATTATGAACGATAACAAAGAGCCAATTAGAGACGTGATTCACGATGTTGTTTACTCCTTCTTTGCTGGTCAAGACGACGAGTAA
- a CDS encoding EamA family transporter, whose translation MKKWHYALIVLAGGCCYGILSTFVKLAYSVGFSLTEVVGGQFIIGTICISLLALFSKRIRLTVREKLLIATAGVPMGLTGIFYYQSLQSLDASLAIIFLFQFIWIGSFLEWLMENKGPSNQKLLSIFILLLGSICAAGLLTREISFNAVGAGWGLGAALMFAVFIYCSGTVCRHVPPIQKSAWLAYGGLVIVMLILPPIFLVEQLVIVELVPYVFVLGLFGVALPPLLFSIGMPHVGAGLGTILSASELPVAIILSAFVLRESVDYMQWTGVLMILIGIAIGNKTRSEKNHHSRKGESDVGF comes from the coding sequence ATGAAAAAGTGGCATTATGCACTAATCGTCTTAGCAGGAGGCTGTTGTTATGGTATTTTATCAACCTTTGTGAAACTCGCATACTCGGTTGGTTTTTCCCTTACCGAAGTCGTGGGTGGGCAATTTATCATCGGTACAATATGTATAAGTTTATTAGCATTGTTTTCAAAGCGGATACGGTTAACGGTGCGTGAAAAGTTGTTAATTGCTACTGCAGGTGTTCCGATGGGGTTAACTGGAATTTTCTATTATCAATCGCTTCAGTCATTAGATGCTTCATTAGCAATTATTTTTTTATTTCAATTTATTTGGATTGGCTCTTTTCTCGAATGGTTAATGGAAAATAAAGGTCCGTCCAATCAAAAGCTATTATCAATATTTATCTTATTATTAGGATCAATTTGTGCTGCTGGTTTGTTAACAAGGGAAATCAGCTTCAATGCTGTAGGGGCAGGATGGGGCTTAGGGGCTGCTCTTATGTTTGCGGTTTTTATATATTGTAGTGGTACGGTGTGCAGGCACGTTCCGCCGATTCAAAAGAGTGCTTGGCTTGCATATGGAGGGTTAGTCATTGTAATGCTTATCCTACCTCCTATTTTTTTAGTGGAACAATTGGTTATTGTAGAACTTGTACCGTATGTTTTTGTTCTAGGACTCTTTGGAGTTGCGCTCCCACCTTTATTATTTTCAATTGGTATGCCGCATGTTGGTGCTGGACTTGGAACTATTTTGTCAGCTTCTGAATTACCTGTTGCAATTATACTGTCCGCTTTTGTACTGCGAGAATCAGTAGATTATATGCAGTGGACTGGTGTATTAATGATCTTGATTGGTATTGCAATAGGAAACAAAACAAGGAGTGAAAAGAACCATCATAGTCGAAAAGGAGAATCAGATGTAGGGTTCTAA
- the asnB gene encoding asparagine synthase (glutamine-hydrolyzing): protein MCGITGWIDWRQSLKNEDKQIRTMAETLNRRGPDDMNVWTTTHAAFGHARLVVVDPENGIQPMSRTHNGKTYTVVYNGELYNTEDIRKELLARGHDFKGHSDTEVLLKSYIEWGYQCLEKFNGIFAFAIWNDRDESLFMARDRLGVKPLFYTVRNGCMLFGSELKALLAHRDIEPILKSEGVAEIMGLAPSRTPGHGVFDDIQELRPAHMLIYDRNGAKISRYWTLKSKKHEHTLEETVENVRYLLEDTVERQLFADVPVGMFLSGGVDSSALTALAAKVYQKQGKGPIKSYSIDYDENDKYFKANDFQPNSDAPWVKVVADALGTEHHNKIISIDELTNRLKEAVDVRDLPGMADVDSSLLWFCHEIKGDVTVGLSGECADEIFGGYPWFHKPEVMNFDGFPWMRSIEERENLLSDKWKQKIDLKQYVYDRYKETIKETPRFGGDSPEEARRREISYLNIIWFMTNLLDRKDRMSMGASLEVRVPFSDHRLVEYVWNIPWEMKQLEGREKGILRKALEGLLPDDVLYRKKSPYPKTHHPKYTEAVQKGMQDVLSQKDAPIFELINKSALQEIAKTGGLPTGQPYFGQLMAGPQLLAHFIQMDYWLKKYNVKIKE, encoded by the coding sequence ATGTGTGGTATTACAGGATGGATTGATTGGCGTCAAAGTTTAAAGAATGAAGACAAACAAATAAGAACTATGGCCGAGACGCTTAATCGTCGTGGACCAGATGACATGAATGTTTGGACGACAACACATGCGGCATTTGGGCACGCACGCTTAGTAGTAGTTGACCCGGAAAACGGAATTCAACCAATGAGTCGTACTCATAATGGAAAAACGTATACGGTTGTTTATAACGGAGAGTTATATAATACAGAGGATATTCGGAAGGAATTGCTAGCTAGAGGGCATGATTTTAAAGGACATTCAGATACGGAAGTTTTATTGAAATCGTATATTGAGTGGGGCTATCAATGTCTTGAGAAGTTTAATGGCATATTTGCTTTTGCAATTTGGAATGATCGAGATGAAAGTCTATTTATGGCTCGAGACCGTTTAGGAGTGAAACCACTTTTTTATACGGTTCGAAACGGGTGTATGCTATTTGGTTCTGAATTAAAAGCGTTGCTCGCCCACAGAGATATTGAACCTATTTTGAAATCAGAAGGTGTAGCTGAAATTATGGGATTAGCTCCATCAAGAACTCCTGGTCATGGTGTATTTGACGATATTCAAGAGCTAAGACCTGCTCATATGTTAATTTATGATCGTAACGGTGCTAAAATTAGCCGCTATTGGACGTTAAAAAGCAAAAAGCATGAACATACATTAGAGGAAACCGTTGAGAACGTACGCTACTTATTAGAAGATACAGTTGAAAGACAGTTGTTTGCAGATGTACCTGTAGGAATGTTTCTTTCTGGTGGAGTTGATTCAAGTGCGTTAACAGCGCTCGCGGCTAAAGTGTATCAAAAGCAAGGGAAAGGTCCAATTAAGAGTTACTCGATTGATTATGATGAGAATGATAAGTACTTTAAGGCGAATGATTTTCAACCGAATTCCGATGCTCCTTGGGTAAAGGTTGTTGCTGATGCACTCGGAACGGAGCACCATAATAAGATCATCTCCATTGATGAGCTTACCAATCGTTTAAAGGAAGCTGTCGATGTACGTGATTTACCAGGAATGGCTGATGTAGATTCTTCACTACTTTGGTTCTGTCATGAGATAAAGGGAGACGTTACGGTTGGATTATCAGGGGAATGTGCAGATGAAATCTTTGGTGGTTATCCATGGTTTCATAAGCCTGAGGTTATGAATTTCGATGGCTTTCCTTGGATGCGTTCGATTGAGGAGCGAGAAAATCTGTTAAGTGATAAGTGGAAACAAAAGATTGACTTGAAGCAATATGTATATGATCGCTATAAAGAAACGATAAAGGAGACTCCACGATTTGGTGGGGATAGTCCTGAAGAGGCTAGAAGAAGAGAAATTTCTTACTTGAACATTATTTGGTTTATGACGAATCTGTTAGATCGTAAAGACCGCATGAGTATGGGCGCAAGTCTTGAAGTCCGTGTTCCTTTCTCTGACCATCGTTTAGTGGAATATGTATGGAATATTCCTTGGGAGATGAAGCAACTAGAAGGAAGAGAAAAGGGGATTCTGCGAAAAGCATTAGAAGGACTTTTACCAGATGATGTTCTTTATCGTAAAAAAAGTCCATATCCGAAAACACATCATCCTAAATATACAGAGGCTGTTCAAAAAGGGATGCAAGATGTCTTATCACAAAAAGATGCGCCTATCTTTGAATTAATCAACAAAAGCGCTTTGCAAGAAATAGCTAAAACAGGTGGTTTACCTACTGGCCAGCCATATTTTGGTCAGCTGATGGCAGGTCCACAACTCCTTGCTCATTTCATTCAGATGGATTATTGGTTAAAGAAATACAATGTAAAAATAAAAGAGTAA
- a CDS encoding DUF3231 family protein, whose amino-acid sequence MTEKPALSSSELGTIWLTYQQKTMLHQMLDYFIERATDSEAKAIMTNLQKEVRQYIDQLTKIFEQDGTVVPMGYTKSDVHINAPALYDHDFDILFVRTMKSISGGMHALNLTMSYREDIIKLYQELTIMTQKYYSQCTTFLLKRGSLVKPPHITMPIEVEFATNQDYLKGIKIIGDKRSLNAVEVAHLYSAIENNIVGANLMMGFAQAAQNDEVRKYFARGKSLAKKLVKDLTQILAESEIPVPALEGGTVTSSVAPPFSDKIMMYCTSLLCSFSFGSNSFGTTFSLRNDIPPVVALALKDIFEFASDGAKIMVKHGWLEEPPQMIDRKQLINK is encoded by the coding sequence ATGACAGAAAAACCGGCGCTATCATCATCTGAACTTGGTACGATTTGGTTAACGTATCAGCAAAAGACAATGTTACATCAAATGTTGGACTATTTTATTGAGAGGGCTACCGATTCAGAAGCAAAAGCGATCATGACGAATTTGCAAAAGGAAGTTAGGCAATACATCGATCAATTGACAAAGATCTTTGAACAAGATGGTACTGTGGTTCCGATGGGTTATACAAAATCAGATGTTCATATTAATGCACCAGCATTGTATGATCATGATTTTGATATTCTTTTTGTTAGAACAATGAAGTCCATCAGCGGTGGAATGCATGCTTTGAATTTAACGATGTCTTATAGAGAAGATATCATTAAGTTATATCAAGAGCTAACAATAATGACGCAAAAATACTATTCTCAATGTACAACGTTTCTATTGAAGCGGGGATCTTTAGTTAAACCGCCTCATATCACGATGCCAATAGAAGTTGAATTTGCTACTAATCAAGATTATCTAAAAGGAATCAAAATCATTGGCGACAAACGATCACTGAATGCTGTCGAAGTAGCTCATTTGTATAGTGCAATTGAGAATAATATCGTTGGGGCTAATTTGATGATGGGCTTTGCGCAAGCAGCTCAAAATGATGAAGTGAGAAAATACTTTGCTCGAGGAAAAAGTTTAGCGAAAAAATTGGTAAAAGATTTAACTCAAATTTTAGCTGAATCCGAAATCCCGGTTCCAGCGCTTGAGGGAGGAACGGTTACTTCGTCTGTTGCTCCACCTTTCTCAGATAAAATCATGATGTATTGTACTAGCTTGCTTTGCAGCTTCTCATTTGGTAGCAATTCGTTTGGAACGACATTTAGTTTGCGTAATGATATTCCACCAGTAGTAGCATTAGCGCTAAAAGACATTTTTGAATTTGCAAGTGACGGTGCTAAGATTATGGTGAAACATGGTTGGCTGGAAGAGCCTCCTCAAATGATTGACCGAAAGCAACTCATAAATAAGTAA
- a CDS encoding SDR family NAD(P)-dependent oxidoreductase gives MDERIVIVTGAGQGLGAAIAKEFATNGDIVIVADVKEGKAREVANDIVKNGGEAHAILCDVKKEEHIVELVNHVEYQFGNIDILVNNAGISRFKPFYELTVEEWDEVQHTNVRSAFIFSKEVAKVMRKKKSGSIINIASTRAKMSEADSEAYAASKGAMLALTHALAASLQNDYIQVNAISPGWIHTGVQEELSERDHEQHFSKRVGNPGDIARACLFLADERNQFINGENLVIDGGMTRKMIYE, from the coding sequence ATGGATGAGCGGATCGTCATTGTTACTGGAGCTGGACAAGGGCTAGGGGCAGCTATTGCAAAAGAATTTGCTACAAATGGGGATATTGTTATTGTGGCAGATGTGAAGGAAGGGAAAGCGAGAGAGGTTGCAAATGATATTGTCAAAAATGGTGGAGAAGCTCATGCAATCCTTTGTGATGTGAAAAAGGAAGAACACATTGTAGAGCTTGTTAACCATGTTGAGTATCAATTTGGAAATATAGACATTCTTGTCAATAATGCAGGTATATCTCGGTTTAAACCTTTCTATGAGTTGACTGTAGAAGAATGGGATGAAGTACAACACACAAATGTCCGAAGTGCTTTTATCTTTTCAAAAGAAGTGGCAAAAGTAATGAGAAAGAAAAAATCTGGTTCTATCATTAACATTGCGTCTACACGTGCAAAAATGTCTGAAGCTGATTCTGAAGCATATGCAGCTTCCAAAGGAGCGATGTTAGCGTTGACTCATGCGCTGGCTGCCTCTTTGCAAAATGACTATATTCAGGTGAATGCAATTAGTCCAGGATGGATTCATACAGGCGTTCAAGAGGAACTTAGTGAACGCGATCATGAACAACATTTTTCAAAACGAGTGGGGAATCCAGGAGATATTGCAAGAGCTTGTTTATTTCTCGCCGATGAAAGAAATCAGTTTATTAATGGTGAAAACCTAGTCATTGACGGTGGTATGACAAGAAAAATGATTTATGAGTAA
- a CDS encoding NCS2 family permease, with the protein MTTKTIHYPLYKKGDTDAFFALFQNNLANFVIIAVTMSGMGFPASIVFGKVIPGAAVAVMVGNLYYAHMAKRLAQKEGRSDVTALSYGISTPVMFVFLFGVLAPANALTGDPELAWKIGVAAALLSGLVEVLVSFSGNWVRDRLPRAAMLGAIAGVALTFVAGEMLFNTFSIPVVGLVSLAIILVGIVAKISMPFKIPASLFAVLAGTVLAFVLGYQSSGQITEGLTHIGFYPILPTLAPFEGLSYLFGGLIGILAVLIPITLYNAIETMNNVDAMAAAGDSYDVRECQAVDGVGTMIGAFFGGLFPTTVYIATVGSKQMGAGRGYSILNAIVFGLAAIFGVIAAFSAIIPLAAVAPILVFVGMSMVGTAFLSNEKKYYPAVAIAMLPYLANYVMTRFNNAAGEVVANISTGIVPLGQGAMFTAILLGAMTVAIIDKNFKQAIVFSLIAAFLSFIGFMHAPELAINAAQDFTIGYLLVAVFFFYASFKQRAHTQSTPNQSQMKKAS; encoded by the coding sequence ATGACGACTAAGACTATTCATTATCCTTTATATAAAAAAGGTGACACTGATGCATTTTTCGCATTATTCCAAAATAACTTAGCCAACTTTGTCATTATCGCTGTCACAATGTCAGGAATGGGATTTCCAGCGAGTATTGTTTTCGGGAAAGTGATTCCTGGTGCTGCCGTAGCTGTTATGGTCGGAAACCTTTATTATGCTCACATGGCAAAACGGTTAGCTCAAAAAGAAGGCAGATCAGATGTAACTGCATTGTCATATGGAATAAGTACTCCTGTCATGTTTGTCTTTTTATTTGGCGTATTAGCCCCTGCCAATGCCTTAACAGGTGACCCTGAACTCGCGTGGAAGATCGGTGTTGCAGCTGCACTTCTAAGTGGTTTAGTAGAAGTGTTAGTAAGTTTCAGTGGAAACTGGGTTCGTGACCGCTTGCCTCGCGCTGCTATGCTAGGAGCAATAGCAGGTGTAGCCTTAACATTTGTTGCAGGTGAAATGCTTTTTAATACTTTCTCAATACCAGTAGTTGGTCTTGTATCTTTAGCAATTATTTTAGTAGGAATCGTTGCGAAAATTTCTATGCCTTTTAAGATTCCTGCATCTCTTTTCGCTGTTTTGGCTGGTACAGTTTTAGCTTTTGTTCTTGGCTATCAATCTTCAGGTCAGATCACAGAAGGATTAACTCACATTGGTTTTTATCCGATATTACCTACTCTAGCTCCTTTTGAAGGGCTAAGTTATTTGTTCGGTGGACTTATAGGTATTTTAGCTGTTCTTATTCCAATTACACTTTATAACGCAATTGAAACAATGAATAATGTCGACGCTATGGCTGCTGCTGGAGATTCTTATGATGTACGAGAATGCCAAGCAGTAGATGGTGTCGGAACAATGATCGGCGCCTTCTTCGGAGGTCTCTTTCCAACAACTGTTTACATTGCAACAGTTGGTTCAAAGCAAATGGGAGCTGGTCGTGGTTATAGTATATTAAACGCAATCGTATTCGGGTTAGCAGCTATATTTGGTGTAATTGCCGCTTTCTCTGCCATTATTCCATTAGCTGCTGTAGCACCAATACTCGTTTTTGTCGGAATGTCTATGGTTGGTACTGCATTCTTATCAAACGAGAAGAAGTATTATCCTGCAGTTGCGATTGCAATGCTTCCATATTTAGCCAACTATGTAATGACTCGATTTAATAATGCAGCAGGTGAAGTTGTTGCTAATATCTCTACAGGGATCGTACCATTAGGTCAAGGTGCTATGTTTACAGCGATTTTATTAGGAGCGATGACCGTTGCAATCATCGATAAAAACTTCAAACAAGCAATTGTCTTTTCACTTATAGCAGCATTCCTATCTTTTATAGGCTTCATGCATGCACCTGAATTAGCAATAAATGCTGCACAAGACTTTACAATTGGCTATCTGCTTGTAGCTGTTTTCTTCTTCTATGCATCATTTAAACAACGTGCCCATACGCAGTCTACACCAAATCAATCACAAATGAAGAAAGCTTCTTAA